The following proteins are encoded in a genomic region of Stutzerimonas balearica DSM 6083:
- a CDS encoding ATP-dependent DNA ligase yields MRAFADLYARLDATTSSNAKLAAMRDYFREAPAEDAAWAVYFLAGGRPRQLVPTRLLRETAMAVAGVPEWLFEESYQAVGDLAETISLLVPEATQASDEGLAVWMQERLLPLRGLPPETLAERLPTLWAQLDRHSLMVSLKLITGAFRVGVSRLLVTRALAALADLDPKRVAQRLVGYTDLSHRPDAEGYRALIAAESEHEHAQRGGQPYPFFLAHPLQAVPERFDELLGPPADWLVEWKWDGIRAQLVKRDGMIWIWSRGEELVSERFPELCELAGCLPDGTVIDGEIVVWQQPSPQARLAADDEAELPAPRFGVQPFALLQQRIGRKNLTARVLQEAPVAVLAYDLLEWGGEDWRKREHHLRRRQLEALVERCANPILMASPLLEADSWAELARQREASRRLGVEGLMLKARAGQYGVGRTRDVGLWWKWKVEPYSIDAVLIYAQRGHGRRASLYTDFTFAVWDGAPGDPERKLVPFAKAYSGLTDEEMRQVDAIVRKTTVEKFGPVRSVTPTLVFELGFEGIAASSRHKSGIAVRFPRMLRWRHDKPVEEADTLETLKELLG; encoded by the coding sequence ATGAGAGCTTTCGCCGATCTCTATGCGCGCCTGGACGCGACCACGTCGAGCAACGCCAAGCTTGCAGCGATGCGCGACTACTTTCGTGAGGCGCCGGCCGAGGATGCGGCCTGGGCGGTGTATTTTCTGGCCGGTGGCCGCCCGCGCCAGCTGGTGCCGACGCGGCTGCTGCGGGAAACCGCAATGGCCGTCGCCGGAGTGCCGGAATGGCTGTTCGAGGAAAGCTACCAGGCGGTCGGCGATCTGGCCGAAACCATCTCCCTGCTGGTCCCCGAAGCGACACAGGCCAGCGACGAGGGGCTGGCGGTGTGGATGCAGGAGCGATTGCTGCCGCTACGTGGCCTGCCCCCCGAGACACTGGCAGAGCGCCTGCCTACGCTCTGGGCGCAGCTGGACCGGCACAGCCTGATGGTCAGCCTGAAGCTGATCACCGGCGCGTTCCGTGTCGGCGTGTCGCGCCTGCTGGTCACCCGCGCACTCGCGGCGTTGGCTGATCTGGACCCCAAGCGCGTGGCCCAGCGCCTGGTGGGTTATACCGACCTCTCCCACCGCCCCGATGCCGAGGGCTATCGTGCGCTCATTGCCGCCGAATCCGAGCACGAGCACGCCCAGCGCGGCGGTCAGCCCTATCCGTTCTTTCTCGCCCATCCGCTGCAGGCGGTTCCGGAGCGCTTCGACGAGCTGCTTGGCCCGCCGGCCGACTGGCTGGTGGAATGGAAGTGGGACGGCATTCGCGCCCAGCTGGTCAAGCGCGACGGAATGATCTGGATCTGGTCGCGCGGCGAGGAACTGGTCAGCGAGCGCTTCCCCGAGCTATGCGAACTGGCCGGTTGCCTGCCCGACGGCACGGTGATCGACGGCGAGATCGTGGTCTGGCAACAGCCCTCGCCGCAGGCCCGCCTGGCTGCCGATGATGAGGCCGAGTTGCCGGCCCCACGTTTCGGCGTCCAGCCCTTCGCCCTGCTGCAGCAGCGCATCGGCCGCAAGAACCTCACCGCCCGGGTACTGCAGGAGGCGCCGGTAGCGGTGCTCGCCTACGACCTGCTCGAGTGGGGAGGTGAGGATTGGCGCAAACGGGAACATCATCTGCGTCGTCGCCAGCTCGAGGCACTGGTCGAGCGCTGCGCGAACCCGATCCTGATGGCCTCGCCGCTGCTGGAGGCCGACAGCTGGGCCGAGCTGGCGCGCCAGCGCGAGGCCTCGCGCCGCCTCGGCGTCGAAGGGCTGATGCTCAAGGCACGCGCCGGCCAGTATGGCGTCGGCCGCACCCGCGATGTCGGGCTCTGGTGGAAATGGAAGGTCGAGCCCTACTCGATCGATGCCGTGCTCATCTATGCCCAGCGCGGCCACGGCCGCCGCGCCAGCCTCTATACCGATTTCACCTTTGCCGTCTGGGACGGCGCGCCGGGTGATCCCGAACGCAAACTGGTGCCCTTCGCCAAGGCTTATTCCGGGCTAACCGACGAGGAGATGCGCCAGGTCGACGCCATCGTGCGCAAGACCACGGTGGAGAAGTTCGGCCCGGTGCGCAGCGTCACGCCAACGCTGGTCTTCGA
- a CDS encoding CsiV family protein, producing the protein MRLSYCAAVLAALFCSPLLAEQQYRIELILFRQGPVLLASRPAPDDWAQGARLLGNRDYREPALMALAAQLVPDQGYQVLLHRAWRQPITLATQPVALVAGERHYAHYPVQGTLRLQPGQYVTAEATFWINRFGAYGELLGSERLSTRRRLEPNRLNFLDNQGLGLLIKVTPP; encoded by the coding sequence ATGCGGTTGTCGTACTGCGCCGCCGTGCTGGCGGCGCTGTTCTGCTCGCCCCTGCTGGCCGAGCAGCAATACCGGATCGAACTCATCCTGTTTCGCCAGGGCCCGGTCCTGCTGGCCAGCCGACCGGCACCGGACGACTGGGCGCAAGGCGCGCGGCTGCTGGGTAACCGCGACTATCGCGAACCGGCCCTGATGGCCCTGGCGGCGCAGCTGGTACCCGATCAGGGCTACCAGGTCCTGCTGCATCGTGCCTGGCGGCAACCGATTACCCTCGCTACGCAACCGGTCGCACTCGTCGCGGGCGAACGGCACTACGCGCACTACCCCGTGCAGGGCACCTTGCGCCTGCAGCCCGGACAATACGTGACCGCCGAAGCGACCTTCTGGATCAACCGCTTCGGCGCTTATGGCGAACTGCTCGGCAGCGAGCGCCTGAGCACGCGGCGGCGCCTGGAACCGAACCGGCTCAACTTCCTCGACAACCAAGGCCTCGGCCTGCTGATCAAGGTCACGCCGCCATGA
- a CDS encoding DEAD/DEAH box helicase, with amino-acid sequence MTAPRAERLVDDLQPAPRLSLGSHLAINYQPGSQRMASEYQHRAGLSFVYGNAVVHGKRDGERLRQPDGDELLLIARQPQTEQALRRQLEALGFRVALRQSQALPRDSAEMYLLPNEDAWLRFVREQLPELRRQGWQIDMHPGFLYDLTPIDDWYAEIHEDEADNGFDLDVGILVDGQRIGLLPVLLKLIRQHGDLLRPRQLQQRSDDDQLRIQLDQARRSDGQPLQVLLPLARLRPILATLGELYFDEALEGGRLHLSREDGARLAGLADAGLQWHGGEALREAATRLQQLRQAPLSPPSGLGAALRPYQLQGVAWLQALRELHCGGILGDDMGLGKTLQTLAHLLIEKEAGRLDRPALVVMPTSLIPNWQDEAARFAPQLRVLALQGSGRRKHFAQLGEYDLLLTSYALLTRDIESLRQQPLHLLVLDEAQNIKNPSGKAAQAVRRFDARQRLCLTGTPLENHLGELWALFDFLMPGWLGDAKAFNRDYRAPIEKHGDPDRLAHLKARIAPFLLRRRKEEVASELPPKSEMVHWVELNEAQRERYEHLRLAMDRKVREEIARRGLASSQMVILEALLKLRQVCCDLRLVKGEAGTPRQGEGSAKLDSLLDMLRELVAEGRRVLVFSQFTSMLALIEQALQRHAIGYLKLTGDSRDRRTPVARFQRGEAPVFLISLKAGGTGLNLTAADTVIHYAPWWNPAVENQATDRAYRIGQDKPVFVYRLITRGTVEEHIQQLQRRKAELATGVLEGAARELPELQPGDIEALFAPLP; translated from the coding sequence GTGACGGCGCCCCGGGCCGAACGCCTGGTCGATGACCTGCAGCCCGCCCCGAGGCTCAGCCTTGGCAGCCACCTGGCGATCAACTACCAGCCAGGCAGCCAGCGCATGGCCAGCGAGTACCAGCACCGCGCCGGGTTGAGCTTCGTTTATGGCAACGCCGTGGTGCACGGCAAGCGCGACGGCGAGCGCCTGCGCCAGCCGGACGGCGACGAGCTCCTGCTGATTGCCCGCCAGCCACAGACCGAGCAGGCCTTGCGGCGGCAGCTCGAGGCCCTCGGCTTTCGCGTAGCGCTGCGTCAGAGCCAGGCGCTGCCGAGGGATTCGGCGGAGATGTACCTGCTGCCCAACGAAGATGCCTGGCTGCGTTTCGTCCGCGAGCAGTTGCCGGAGCTGCGTCGCCAGGGCTGGCAGATCGACATGCATCCGGGGTTTCTTTACGACCTGACGCCAATCGATGACTGGTACGCCGAAATCCACGAAGACGAAGCCGATAACGGCTTCGATCTCGATGTCGGCATTCTCGTCGACGGCCAGCGCATCGGGCTGCTGCCGGTACTGCTCAAGCTGATCCGCCAGCATGGTGATCTGCTGCGCCCTCGGCAGCTGCAGCAACGCAGCGACGACGACCAGCTGCGCATTCAGCTCGACCAGGCGCGGCGCAGCGATGGCCAGCCGTTGCAGGTACTGCTTCCCCTCGCGCGGCTGCGGCCGATCCTCGCCACGCTCGGCGAGCTGTATTTCGACGAGGCCCTCGAAGGCGGTCGGCTGCATCTGAGCCGCGAGGACGGCGCACGCCTGGCCGGCCTCGCCGACGCGGGGTTGCAGTGGCACGGCGGCGAAGCGCTGCGTGAAGCCGCGACCCGCCTGCAGCAGCTGCGCCAGGCGCCCCTCTCGCCGCCCAGTGGGCTCGGTGCAGCGCTGCGGCCCTATCAGCTGCAAGGGGTGGCCTGGCTGCAGGCCCTGCGCGAGCTGCACTGTGGAGGGATTCTTGGGGACGACATGGGCCTGGGCAAGACGCTGCAGACCCTCGCCCACCTGCTGATCGAGAAGGAGGCCGGCCGCCTCGACCGCCCTGCGCTGGTGGTGATGCCGACCAGCCTGATTCCCAACTGGCAGGACGAGGCCGCACGCTTCGCCCCGCAGCTTCGGGTACTGGCCCTGCAAGGCAGCGGCCGACGCAAGCACTTCGCCCAGCTCGGCGAATACGACCTCCTGCTGACCAGCTACGCATTGCTGACCCGAGACATCGAATCGCTGCGCCAGCAACCGCTGCACCTGCTGGTGCTCGATGAAGCGCAGAACATCAAGAACCCGTCGGGCAAGGCCGCGCAGGCCGTGCGCCGGTTCGACGCCAGGCAACGGCTGTGCCTGACCGGTACACCGCTGGAAAACCATCTCGGCGAGCTCTGGGCGCTGTTCGATTTCCTCATGCCCGGCTGGCTGGGTGATGCCAAGGCCTTCAACCGCGACTACCGCGCACCGATCGAAAAGCACGGCGACCCGGATCGCCTGGCCCATCTGAAAGCGCGGATCGCACCGTTCCTGCTGCGCCGGCGCAAGGAGGAAGTCGCCAGCGAGCTGCCCCCCAAGAGCGAGATGGTCCACTGGGTCGAACTCAACGAGGCGCAGCGCGAGCGCTACGAACATCTGCGGCTGGCCATGGATCGCAAGGTACGCGAAGAAATCGCCCGACGCGGGCTGGCCAGCAGCCAGATGGTCATCCTCGAGGCCCTGCTCAAGCTGCGCCAGGTTTGCTGCGACCTGCGGCTGGTCAAGGGCGAGGCGGGCACCCCCAGACAGGGCGAGGGTTCCGCCAAGCTCGACAGCCTGCTCGACATGCTGCGGGAGCTGGTCGCCGAGGGGCGCCGGGTGCTGGTGTTCTCCCAGTTCACCTCGATGCTTGCGCTTATCGAGCAAGCGCTGCAGCGGCACGCCATCGGCTACCTCAAGCTGACCGGGGACAGCCGCGATCGGCGCACGCCGGTGGCGCGCTTCCAGCGCGGCGAGGCGCCGGTGTTCCTGATCAGCCTCAAGGCCGGCGGCACGGGCCTGAACCTCACCGCCGCCGACACCGTGATCCACTACGCCCCCTGGTGGAACCCGGCGGTTGAGAACCAGGCCACCGACCGCGCCTACCGCATCGGCCAGGACAAACCGGTGTTTGTCTACCGGCTGATCACCCGCGGCACCGTCGAAGAGCACATCCAGCAGCTGCAACGGCGCAAGGCCGAGCTGGCGACCGGCGTGCTCGAGGGAGCCGCCCGCGAGCTGCCCGAGCTGCAGCCAGGCGATATCGAGGCGCTCTTCGCACCGCTGCCCTGA
- a CDS encoding ligase-associated DNA damage response exonuclease, producing MDLVVARPEGLYCPPGDFYIDPWRPVERAVITHAHGDHARWGMGHYLASQDSQGILRARIGADMPLQTLAYGETLEHHGVRLSFHPAGHVLGSAQVRLEYRGEVWVASGDYKVEPDATCAAFEPVRCHTFITESTFGLPIYRWPAQAEVFREINDWWRANAAVGRTSVLFSYAFGKAQRILHGLEAGIGPIVVHGAVEPLNRVYREAGVALPETLYAGDLAKSDPRLRQAIVIAPPSAGGSTWMRRFGDYADAFASGWMMLRGTRRRRGVDRGFVLSDHADWPGLLWAIGESGAERVMVTHGSVAVLVRYLREVRGLDAQAFETEYGEEDDVPAQQGDTPA from the coding sequence ATGGATCTTGTCGTCGCCCGCCCCGAAGGCCTGTACTGCCCGCCCGGTGATTTCTACATCGACCCCTGGCGCCCGGTCGAACGCGCCGTCATCACCCATGCTCACGGCGACCATGCGCGCTGGGGCATGGGGCACTACCTGGCCAGCCAGGACAGCCAAGGCATCCTGCGGGCACGCATCGGCGCCGATATGCCGCTGCAGACACTGGCCTACGGCGAAACCCTCGAGCACCACGGTGTTCGTTTGAGCTTTCACCCGGCCGGTCATGTACTCGGGTCGGCGCAGGTGCGCCTGGAGTACCGCGGCGAAGTCTGGGTGGCCTCCGGCGACTACAAGGTCGAGCCCGACGCCACCTGCGCGGCGTTCGAGCCGGTGCGCTGCCATACCTTCATCACCGAGTCCACCTTTGGCCTGCCGATCTACCGCTGGCCGGCGCAGGCCGAGGTGTTCCGCGAGATCAACGACTGGTGGCGGGCCAACGCCGCGGTCGGGCGCACCAGCGTGCTGTTCAGCTACGCCTTCGGCAAGGCGCAGCGCATCCTCCACGGGCTGGAAGCCGGCATCGGTCCGATCGTCGTGCATGGTGCCGTCGAACCGCTGAACCGGGTCTACCGCGAAGCCGGCGTCGCCCTGCCGGAAACCCTCTACGCCGGCGACCTGGCGAAGAGCGACCCACGCCTGAGACAGGCCATTGTCATTGCGCCGCCGTCGGCTGGCGGGAGCACCTGGATGCGCCGCTTCGGCGATTATGCCGACGCCTTCGCCAGCGGCTGGATGATGCTGCGCGGCACCCGCCGGCGGCGCGGCGTGGATCGCGGCTTCGTGCTCTCGGATCACGCCGACTGGCCGGGGCTGCTCTGGGCGATCGGCGAATCCGGCGCCGAGCGGGTGATGGTGACCCATGGCTCGGTGGCGGTGCTGGTGCGCTATCTGCGCGAGGTCCGGGGGCTCGATGCACAGGCCTTCGAAACCGAGTACGGCGAGGAAGACGACGTGCCGGCACAACAGGGCGATACCCCGGCATGA
- the mfd gene encoding transcription-repair coupling factor gives MSVLRLAPLPAAGGKQHWGNLSGAALSLAIAEAASNANRFTLLLTADSQSADRLQEELAFFAPELPVLHFPDWETLPYDLFSPHQDIISQRIDTLYRLPSLAHGVLVVPVTTALHRLAPKRFLLGSSLVLDVGQKLEVEEMRTRLEAAGYRCVDTVYEHGEFAVRGALIDLFPMGSAQPYRIDLFDDEIETLRTFDPESQRSVDKVDSVRLLPAREFPLKKEAVTGFRARFRERFDVDFRRCPIYQDLSTGITPAGIEYYLPLFYDETATLFDYLPDDTQVFSLPGIEQAAEQFWNDVRNRYEERRVDPERPLLPPAELFMPVEDCFARLKHWPRVIASAQDIEPGVGRQRFSVQTLPDLAIEAKAGEPLGKLRRFLDEYPGRVLFSAESAGRREVLLELLARLKLRPVEVDGWPGFLQSPERLAITIAPLDEGMLLDDLALIAESPLFGQRVMQRRRREKGRDGGDNVIRNLTELREGSPVVHIDHGVGRYQGLVTLEIEGQAQEFLLLQYADDAKLYVPVSSLHLIARYTGSDDALAPLHKLGSEQWQKAKRKAAEQVRDVAAELLDIYARRAARQGYAFTDPQVDYETFAAGFPFEETPDQQAAIDAVRADMLAPKPMDRLVCGDVGFGKTEVAMRAAFIAVHGGRQVGVLVPTTLLAQQHYNSFRDRFADWPVRVEVMSRFKSAKDVQNAITELAEGKIDILIGTHKLLQDDVKFSNLGLVIIDEEHRFGVRQKEQLKALRSEVDILTLTATPIPRTLNMAVAGMRDLSIIATPPARRLSVRTFVMEANNPTIKEALLRELLRGGQVYYLHNDVKTIEKCASDLQTLVPEARIAIGHGQMRERELEQVMSDFYHKRFNVLVASTIIETGIDVPSANTIIIERADKFGLAQLHQLRGRVGRSHHQAYAYLLTPPRKAMTDDAQKRLEAIANAQDLGAGFVLATHDLEIRGAGELLGEGQSGQIQAVGFTLYMEMLERAVKAIQKGEQPNLEQPLGGGPEINLRLPALIPEDYLPDVHARLILYKRIANAADEDGLKELQVEMIDRFGLLPEPTKNLVRLTLLKLQAEKLGIVKIDAGPQGGRIEFSADTSVDPMVLIKLIQSQPSRYKFEGATLFKFQVPMERPEERFNTLEALLERLAPTDQ, from the coding sequence GTGTCCGTCCTGCGCCTTGCGCCCCTGCCTGCCGCCGGCGGCAAGCAACACTGGGGCAACCTTTCCGGAGCTGCGCTGAGCCTGGCGATCGCCGAAGCCGCCAGCAACGCCAACCGATTCACCCTTCTGCTGACTGCCGATAGCCAGAGCGCCGACCGCCTGCAGGAAGAGCTCGCCTTCTTCGCCCCCGAACTCCCGGTGCTGCATTTCCCCGACTGGGAAACCCTGCCCTACGACCTGTTTTCGCCGCACCAGGACATCATTTCGCAGCGCATCGACACGCTCTACCGCCTGCCGTCGCTGGCCCACGGCGTGCTGGTAGTGCCGGTCACCACGGCCCTACATCGGCTGGCACCCAAGCGCTTCCTGCTCGGCTCCAGCCTGGTACTGGACGTCGGCCAGAAGCTCGAGGTCGAGGAGATGCGCACGCGCCTGGAGGCCGCCGGCTACCGTTGCGTCGACACGGTCTACGAGCATGGCGAGTTCGCCGTGCGCGGCGCACTGATCGACCTGTTCCCGATGGGCAGCGCGCAGCCCTATCGCATCGACCTGTTCGATGACGAGATCGAGACACTGCGCACCTTCGATCCCGAATCGCAGCGCTCGGTCGACAAGGTCGACTCGGTGCGACTGCTGCCGGCACGCGAGTTCCCGCTGAAGAAGGAAGCCGTCACGGGATTCCGTGCGCGCTTTCGTGAGCGCTTCGACGTCGATTTCCGCCGCTGCCCGATCTATCAGGATCTCTCCACCGGCATTACCCCTGCCGGCATCGAATACTACCTGCCGCTGTTCTACGACGAGACCGCGACGCTGTTCGACTACCTGCCAGACGACACCCAGGTGTTTTCCCTGCCCGGCATCGAGCAGGCCGCCGAGCAGTTCTGGAACGACGTGCGCAATCGCTACGAGGAGCGCCGCGTCGACCCCGAACGCCCCCTGCTGCCGCCGGCCGAGCTGTTCATGCCGGTGGAAGACTGTTTCGCGCGGCTCAAACACTGGCCGCGCGTGATCGCCAGCGCGCAGGACATCGAGCCGGGCGTGGGCCGGCAACGCTTCTCGGTGCAGACGCTGCCGGACCTGGCCATCGAAGCCAAGGCTGGCGAGCCGCTCGGCAAGCTGCGCCGCTTTCTCGACGAATACCCCGGCCGCGTCCTGTTCAGCGCCGAATCGGCCGGGCGCCGCGAGGTGCTGCTAGAGCTGCTGGCGCGACTCAAGCTGCGCCCGGTCGAGGTCGACGGCTGGCCCGGGTTCCTGCAAAGCCCGGAACGCCTGGCGATCACCATCGCACCGCTCGACGAAGGCATGCTGCTCGACGACCTCGCACTGATCGCCGAAAGCCCGCTGTTCGGCCAGCGCGTCATGCAGAGGCGGCGGCGGGAAAAGGGCCGCGACGGTGGCGACAACGTCATTCGCAACCTCACCGAGCTGCGCGAAGGCTCGCCGGTGGTGCATATCGACCACGGCGTCGGGCGTTACCAGGGGCTGGTCACGCTGGAGATCGAAGGCCAGGCGCAGGAATTCCTGCTGTTGCAGTACGCCGACGACGCCAAGCTCTACGTGCCGGTCTCCAGCCTGCACCTGATCGCCCGCTACACCGGCAGCGACGACGCGCTGGCGCCGCTGCACAAGCTCGGCTCCGAACAATGGCAGAAGGCCAAGCGCAAGGCCGCCGAGCAGGTACGCGACGTCGCTGCCGAACTGCTGGATATCTACGCGCGGCGCGCGGCGCGCCAGGGCTACGCATTCACCGATCCGCAGGTCGACTACGAAACCTTCGCCGCCGGCTTCCCGTTCGAGGAAACCCCCGACCAGCAAGCGGCGATCGATGCGGTGCGGGCCGATATGCTCGCGCCCAAACCGATGGACCGGCTGGTCTGCGGCGACGTCGGCTTCGGCAAGACCGAAGTCGCCATGCGTGCGGCCTTCATCGCCGTGCACGGCGGTCGGCAGGTCGGCGTACTGGTACCGACCACCCTGCTCGCCCAGCAGCACTACAACAGCTTCCGCGACCGCTTCGCCGACTGGCCGGTGCGCGTCGAAGTAATGAGCCGCTTCAAGTCCGCCAAGGATGTGCAGAACGCCATCACCGAACTCGCCGAGGGCAAGATCGACATCCTCATCGGCACCCACAAGTTGCTGCAGGACGACGTCAAGTTCAGCAATCTGGGGCTGGTCATCATCGACGAAGAGCACCGCTTCGGCGTGCGCCAGAAGGAGCAGCTCAAGGCGCTGCGCAGCGAGGTCGACATCCTCACCCTGACCGCCACGCCAATTCCGCGCACGCTGAACATGGCAGTGGCCGGCATGCGCGACCTGTCGATCATCGCCACGCCGCCGGCGCGGCGCCTGTCGGTTCGTACCTTCGTCATGGAGGCAAACAACCCGACCATCAAGGAAGCGCTGCTGCGCGAGCTGCTGCGCGGCGGCCAGGTCTATTACCTGCACAACGACGTGAAGACCATCGAGAAATGCGCCTCGGATCTACAGACGCTGGTGCCCGAGGCACGCATCGCCATCGGGCACGGGCAGATGCGCGAGCGCGAACTCGAACAGGTGATGAGCGACTTCTACCACAAGCGCTTCAACGTGCTGGTGGCCTCGACCATCATCGAGACCGGCATCGACGTGCCCAGCGCGAACACCATCATCATCGAGCGGGCCGACAAGTTCGGCCTGGCCCAGCTGCACCAGCTGCGCGGCCGCGTCGGGCGCAGCCACCACCAGGCCTATGCCTATCTGCTCACTCCACCGCGCAAGGCCATGACCGACGATGCGCAGAAGCGCCTGGAAGCCATCGCCAACGCCCAGGATCTCGGCGCCGGCTTCGTCCTGGCGACCCACGACCTGGAGATCCGCGGCGCCGGCGAACTGCTCGGCGAAGGCCAGAGCGGCCAGATCCAGGCGGTCGGCTTCACGCTCTACATGGAGATGCTCGAGCGTGCGGTCAAGGCCATCCAGAAAGGCGAGCAACCCAACCTCGAGCAGCCACTGGGCGGCGGCCCGGAGATCAACCTGCGCCTGCCGGCGCTGATTCCCGAGGACTACCTGCCGGACGTGCATGCGCGGCTGATCCTCTACAAGCGCATCGCCAATGCGGCCGACGAGGACGGGCTGAAGGAGCTGCAGGTGGAAATGATCGACCGCTTCGGCCTGTTGCCCGAGCCGACCAAGAACCTGGTGCGTCTGACGCTGCTCAAGCTGCAGGCCGAGAAGCTCGGCATCGTCAAGATCGACGCCGGGCCGCAGGGCGGGCGCATCGAGTTCTCGGCCGACACCTCGGTCGACCCGATGGTGTTGATCAAGCTGATCCAGAGCCAGCCCAGTCGCTACAAGTTCGAGGGCGCTACGCTGTTCAAATTCCAGGTCCCGATGGAGCGGCCGGAAGAACGCTTCAATACGCTCGAAGCGCTGCTCGAACGGCTCGCCCCGACTGACCAATAA
- a CDS encoding glyceraldehyde-3-phosphate dehydrogenase — translation MTQKPDQCLGEWIDREALAEAMIPLIGQLYRNNNVVTSIYGRGLINRSVIEILKAHRFARHRLADETELSVHDSFQVLKTMSEMNLGAASIDLGKMIAKYKEKGEGRGLEQFVRDELSAVADKRHAAAGHKGTDVVLYGFGRIGRLLARILIEKTGGGDGLRLRAIVVRKGAENDLMKRASLLRRDSVHGPFNGTITIDEASNTISANGNLIQVIYSNDPSSVDYTQYGIENALLVDNTGKWRDAEGLSQHLKCAGVARVVLTAPGKGELKNIVHGINHGEITADDKIISAASCTTNAIVPVLKAVNDQYGIVNGHVETVHSYTNDQNLIDNFHKGSRRGRSAPLNMVITETGAATAAAKALPVLKGKLTGNAIRVPTPNVSMAILNLNLEKATSRDEINEYLRQVAMHSELHKQIDFVNSPEVVSTDFVGSRHAGVVDAEATICSDNRVVLYVWYDNEFGYSCQVVRVMEEMAGVNPPAFPR, via the coding sequence GTGACTCAGAAGCCCGACCAGTGTCTTGGTGAATGGATTGACCGCGAAGCGCTCGCCGAAGCGATGATTCCGCTGATTGGTCAGCTGTACCGTAACAACAACGTGGTGACTTCGATCTACGGACGCGGCCTGATCAATCGTTCGGTCATCGAAATCCTCAAGGCCCATCGCTTCGCGCGTCACCGTCTGGCTGACGAGACCGAGCTGTCGGTTCACGATTCCTTCCAGGTGCTCAAGACCATGAGCGAGATGAACCTGGGCGCGGCGTCGATCGACCTGGGCAAGATGATCGCCAAGTACAAGGAAAAGGGCGAAGGGCGCGGCCTGGAACAGTTCGTGCGCGACGAGCTGTCGGCGGTTGCCGACAAGCGTCACGCCGCCGCAGGACACAAGGGCACCGACGTGGTGCTCTATGGTTTCGGCCGTATCGGCCGCCTGCTGGCCCGTATCCTGATCGAAAAGACCGGTGGCGGCGACGGGCTGCGCCTGCGTGCCATCGTCGTGCGCAAGGGGGCGGAGAACGATCTGATGAAGCGCGCCAGCCTGCTGCGCCGCGATTCGGTTCATGGCCCGTTCAATGGCACCATCACCATCGACGAAGCCAGCAACACCATCAGCGCCAACGGCAACCTGATCCAGGTGATCTATTCGAACGATCCGTCTTCGGTCGATTACACCCAGTACGGTATCGAGAACGCCCTGCTGGTCGACAACACTGGCAAATGGCGGGATGCCGAAGGCCTGAGCCAGCACCTCAAGTGTGCCGGCGTCGCGCGCGTGGTGTTGACCGCGCCGGGCAAGGGTGAGCTGAAGAACATCGTCCACGGCATCAACCACGGCGAAATCACCGCCGACGACAAGATCATCTCTGCGGCTTCCTGCACCACCAACGCCATCGTGCCGGTGCTCAAGGCGGTGAATGACCAGTACGGCATCGTCAACGGTCACGTGGAAACCGTCCACTCCTACACCAACGACCAGAACCTGATCGACAACTTCCACAAGGGCAGTCGTCGTGGCCGCAGTGCTCCATTGAACATGGTGATCACCGAGACCGGCGCGGCGACCGCGGCTGCGAAAGCGCTGCCGGTGCTCAAGGGCAAGCTGACCGGCAATGCCATCCGCGTGCCGACGCCGAACGTCTCGATGGCCATTCTCAATCTCAACCTCGAGAAGGCGACCAGCCGCGACGAAATCAACGAGTACCTGCGTCAGGTGGCCATGCACTCGGAGCTGCACAAGCAGATCGACTTCGTCAACTCGCCGGAAGTTGTTTCAACGGATTTCGTCGGTTCCCGCCACGCTGGCGTGGTGGACGCCGAGGCGACCATCTGCAGCGACAACCGCGTCGTGCTCTACGTCTGGTATGACAACGAGTTCGGCTACAGCTGCCAGGTGGTGCGCGTCATGGAAGAAATGGCCGGGGTCAACCCACCCGCCTTCCCGCGCTGA